The following coding sequences lie in one Periophthalmus magnuspinnatus isolate fPerMag1 chromosome 24, fPerMag1.2.pri, whole genome shotgun sequence genomic window:
- the LOC117393196 gene encoding C-X-C chemokine receptor type 1-like, whose translation MDLGAWSDGGAGCKVLRGGYSVSLYSAALLLAAVSADRYAAVVHARRRLRVRSQMPRLLLCAFVWFFAILLSLPNFIFYERYLPQHHMWMGHQDLESGGGFNLTMVLTLDINQDEDTDYNMTGDQPTPSSLRDSSSYDPAPLVCALRFPNSEMARLVKIMLPVMQIAVGFVIPLLVMCFCYGSIVVTLLRGRHLSGKGRGFRRERAVRLVLLVALVFVLCHAPFNVVLLWHTLLQFQTRDCEFVDRLEMALALTQTMALLHCVLNPLLYGFNSAPFRTRFYSVLHKLRPQRRLSSTSHSERSTHYTL comes from the exons ATGGATTTGGGGGCATGGTCAGATGGGGGGGCAGGGTGTAAGGTGCTGAGGGGTGGGTACAGCGTGAGCCTTTACAGCGCCGCCCTGCTGCTAGCGGCGGTGAGTGCAGACCGTTACGCAGCAGTCGTGCACGCTCGCAGACGGCTCCGTGTACGCTCGCAGATGCCTCGCCTTCTCCTCTGCGCCTTCGTGTGGTTTTTTGCAATACTGCTCAGTCTGCCCAACTTCATCTTCTACGAGCGCTACCTGCCCCAGCACCACATGTGGATGGGGCATCAGGACCTGGAGTCAGGGGGTGGGTTTAACCTCACTATGGTTCTGACTCTGGACATAAACCAGGATGAGGACACTGACTATAACATGACCGGGGATCAG CCCACTCCTTCCTCCCTCCGTGACTCCTCCTCTTATGATCCCGCCCCTCTGGTGTGCGCCCTGCGCTTTCCTAACAGCGAAATGGCACGCTTGGTAAAAATTATGTTGCCGGTGATGCAGATAGCGGTGGGGTTTGTGATTCCGCTCCTCGTTATGTGCTTTTGTTATGGCTCCATTGTGGTGACGCTTCTGAGGGGGCGGCACCTGAGTGgcaaggggcggggcttcaggAGAGAGCGCGCCGTCCGCCTGGTTCTGTTGGTGGCGCTGGTGTTCGTCTTATGCCACGCCCCCTTTAACGTCGTGCTGCTGTGGCACACACTGCTGCAGTTCCAAACCAGAGACTGTGAG TTTGTGGACCGCCTGGAGATGGCCCTGGCGCTCACCCAGACCATGGCTCTTCTTCACTGTGTGCTGAACCCACTGCTGTACGGCTTTAACAGCGCCCCATTCAGGACACGCTTCTACAGTGTCCTGCACAAACTCCGCCCACAGAGACGTCTGTCCTCCACCAGCCATTCTGAGCGCAGCACGCACTACACGCTCTGA
- the LOC117393197 gene encoding C-C chemokine receptor type 5-like codes for MPSMDLGGTLNLTLDSLDPEYDYLDYYNGSFEGPCETVQNRSLALMLGPYVHSVICVLGLIGNCLMLLPLCCAPKPSITQVLLLHLALADLVIVLVLPGLVVMDLGAWSDGGAGCKVLRGGYSVSLYSAALLLAAVSADRYAAVVHARRRLRARSQMPRLLLCAFVWFFAILLSLPNFIFYERYLPQHHMWMGHQDLESGGGFNLTMVLALDINQDEDTDYNMTGDQPTPSSLRDSSSYDPAPLVCALRFPNSEMARLVKIMLPVMQIAVGFVIPLLVMCFCYGSIVVTLLRGRHLSGKGRGFRRERAVRLVLLVALVFVLCHAPFNVVLLWHTLLQFQTRDCEFVDRLEMALALTQTMALLHCVLNPLLYGFNSAPFRTRFYSVLHKLRPQRRLSSTSHSERSTHYTL; via the exons atgccctccatggACCTGGGCGGGACCCTGAACCTGACTCTGGACTCTCTAGACCCCGAATATGATTACCTTGACTACTATAACGGCTCGTTTGAGGGACCGTGTGAAACTGTCCAGAACCGGAGCTTGGCCCTGATGCTGGGTCCGTATGTGCACTCGGTGATCTGTGTCCTGGGACTGATTGGGAACTGCCTcatgctcctccccctctgctgCGCCCCCAAACCCTCCATCACCCAG GTGCTGCTCCTGCACCTGGCCCTGGCTGAtctggttatagtcctggtcttgcCGGGTTTGGTGGTGATGGATTTGGGGGCATGGTCAGATGGGGGGGCAGGGTGTAAGGTGCTGAGGGGTGGGTACAGCGTGAGCCTCTACAGCGCCGCCCTGCTGCTAGCGGCGGTGAGTGCAGACCGTTACGCAGCCGTCGTGCACGCTCGCAGACGGCTCCGTGCACGCTCGCAGATGCCTCGCCTTCTCCTCTGCGCCTTCGTGTGGTTTTTTGCAATACTGCTCAGTCTGCCCAACTTCATCTTCTACGAGCGCTACCTGCCCCAGCACCACATGTGGATGGGGCATCAGGACCTGGAGTCAGGGGGTGGGTTTAACCTCACTATGGTTCTGGCTCTGGACATAAACCAGGATGAGGACACTGACTATAACATGACCGGGGATCAG CCCACTCCTTCCTCCCTCCGTGACTCCTCCTCTTATGATCCCGCCCCTCTGGTGTGCGCCCTGCGCTTTCCTAACAGCGAAATGGCACGCTTGGTAAAAATTATGTTGCCGGTGATGCAGATAGCGGTGGGGTTTGTGATTCCGCTCCTCGTTATGTGCTTTTGTTATGGCTCCATTGTGGTGACGCTTCTGAGGGGGCGGCACCTGAGTGgcaaggggcggggcttcaggAGAGAGCGCGCCGTCCGCCTGGTTCTGTTGGTGGCGCTGGTGTTCGTCTTATGCCACGCCCCCTTTAACGTCGTGCTGCTGTGGCACACACTGCTGCAGTTCCAAACCAGAGACTGTGAG TTTGTGGACCGCCTGGAGATGGCCCTGGCGCTCACCCAGACCATGGCTCTTCTTCACTGTGTGCTGAACCCACTGCTGTACGGCTTTAACAGCGCCCCATTCAGGACACGCTTCTACAGTGTCCTGCACAAACTCCGCCCACAGAGACGTCTGTCCTCCACCAGCCATTCTGAGCGCAGCACGCACTACACGCTCTGA